Proteins encoded in a region of the Orcinus orca chromosome X, mOrcOrc1.1, whole genome shotgun sequence genome:
- the NUP62CL gene encoding nucleoporin-62 C-terminal-like protein isoform X1 — MLGGTALGFGLNFPGAGGAAAVASTTTSTITTTTVTTTSTSTSTTSSFTMNLKPLTSTGMNNTVPFGMIPKPFTLTISEIITPVMTYGQLSGLVNKWSLELEDQEKHFLHQVTQVNAWDYTLIENGETIIALHGEVQKVKQDQKRLEQELYFILSQQKELEDLLTPLEESVKDESGSVCLQHTDEERERIYQLAEDVYARLKRTAQDLKDIIEYLNTFGSPADTTGPLQQICKILNAHMDFLQWIHQTSGMLQRNVEEIEVFEHRHYREQECNVRIAFD, encoded by the exons CTACAACgtcaaccatcaccactaccacggtcaccaccaccagcaccagcaccagcaccaccagtaGCTTTACCATGAATCTAAAACCACTGACATCAACTGGCATGAATAACACTGTTCCATTCGGCATGATTCCTAAACCTTTTACTTTGACCATTAG TGAAATCATAACTCCTGTGATGACATATGGTCAGCTGAGTGGTCTGGTAAACAAATGGAGCCTTGAGTTAGAGGATCAAGAGAAACACTTTCTTCACCAGGTCACCCAGGTCAATGCTTGGGACTATACATTGATTGAGAATGGTGAGACG attaTTGCTTTACATGGAGAAGTGCAAAAGGTGAAACAGGATCAGAAAAG gcTGGAGCAAGAATTGTATTTTATCCTGTCACAGCAGAAAGAACTAGAAGATCTCTTGACCCCTTTAGAGGAGTCTGTAAAGGACGAGAGTGGGTCTGTTTGTCTGCAGCATACAGATGAGGAGCGTGAGAGGAT TTACCAGTTAGCAGAAGATGTATATGCTCGGCTGAAACGAACGGCCCAAGATCTCAAGGACATTATTGAGTACCTGAATACATTTGGAAGTCCTGCTGACACTACTGGCCCG CTCCAGCAGATCTGCAAAATTCTGAATGCTCATATGGACTTTCTACAATGGATTCATCAGACTTCAG GCATGCTGCAAAGGAATGTAGAAGAGATAGAAGTTTTCGAGCATCGTCATTACAGGGAGCAGGAATGCAATGTCAGGATTGCTTTTGATTGA
- the NUP62CL gene encoding nucleoporin-62 C-terminal-like protein isoform X2, whose amino-acid sequence MSRKEVDSKHATTSTITTTTVTTTSTSTSTTSSFTMNLKPLTSTGMNNTVPFGMIPKPFTLTISEIITPVMTYGQLSGLVNKWSLELEDQEKHFLHQVTQVNAWDYTLIENGETIIALHGEVQKVKQDQKRLEQELYFILSQQKELEDLLTPLEESVKDESGSVCLQHTDEERERIYQLAEDVYARLKRTAQDLKDIIEYLNTFGSPADTTGPLQQICKILNAHMDFLQWIHQTSGMLQRNVEEIEVFEHRHYREQECNVRIAFD is encoded by the exons ATGAGTAGAAAAGAAGTGGACAGTAAACATG CTACAACgtcaaccatcaccactaccacggtcaccaccaccagcaccagcaccagcaccaccagtaGCTTTACCATGAATCTAAAACCACTGACATCAACTGGCATGAATAACACTGTTCCATTCGGCATGATTCCTAAACCTTTTACTTTGACCATTAG TGAAATCATAACTCCTGTGATGACATATGGTCAGCTGAGTGGTCTGGTAAACAAATGGAGCCTTGAGTTAGAGGATCAAGAGAAACACTTTCTTCACCAGGTCACCCAGGTCAATGCTTGGGACTATACATTGATTGAGAATGGTGAGACG attaTTGCTTTACATGGAGAAGTGCAAAAGGTGAAACAGGATCAGAAAAG gcTGGAGCAAGAATTGTATTTTATCCTGTCACAGCAGAAAGAACTAGAAGATCTCTTGACCCCTTTAGAGGAGTCTGTAAAGGACGAGAGTGGGTCTGTTTGTCTGCAGCATACAGATGAGGAGCGTGAGAGGAT TTACCAGTTAGCAGAAGATGTATATGCTCGGCTGAAACGAACGGCCCAAGATCTCAAGGACATTATTGAGTACCTGAATACATTTGGAAGTCCTGCTGACACTACTGGCCCG CTCCAGCAGATCTGCAAAATTCTGAATGCTCATATGGACTTTCTACAATGGATTCATCAGACTTCAG GCATGCTGCAAAGGAATGTAGAAGAGATAGAAGTTTTCGAGCATCGTCATTACAGGGAGCAGGAATGCAATGTCAGGATTGCTTTTGATTGA